NNNNNNNNNNNNNNNNNNNNNNNNNNNNNNNNNNNNNNNNNNNNNNNNNNNNNNNNNNNNNNNNNNNNNNNNNNNNNNNNNNNNNNNNNNNNNNNNNNNNNNNNNNNNNNNNNNNNNNNNNNNNNNNNNNNNNNNNNNNNNNNNNNNNNNNNNNNNNNNNNNNNNNNNNNNNNNNNNNNNNNNNNNNNNNNNNNNNNNNNNNNNNNNNNNNNNNNNNNNNNNNNNNNNNNNNNNNNNNNNNNNNNNNNNNNNNNNNNNNNNNNNNNNNNNNNNNNNNNNNNNNNNNNNNNNNNNNNNNNNNNNNNNNNNNNNNNNNNNNNNNNNNNNNNNNNNNNNNNNNNNNNNNNNNNNNNNNNNNNNNNNNNNNNNNNNNNNNNNNNNNNNNNNNNNNNNNNNNNNNNNNNNNNNNNNNNNNNNNNNNNNNNNNNNNNNNNNNNNNNNNNNNNNNNNNNNNNNNNNNNNNNNNNNNNNNNNNNNNNNNNNNNNNNNNNNNNNNNNNNNNNNNNNNNNNNNNNNNNNNNNNNNNNNNNNNNNNNNNNNNNNNNNNNNNNNNNNNNNNNNNNNNNNNNNNNNNNNNNNNNNNNNNNNNNNNNNNNNNNNNNNNNNNNNNNNNNNNNNNNNNNNNNNNNNNNNNNNNNNNNNNNNNNNNNNNNNNNNNNNNNNNNNNNNNNNNNNNNNNNNNNNNNNNNNNNNNNNNNNNNNNNNNNNNNNNNNNNNNNNNNNNNNNNNNNNNNNNNNNNNNNNNNNNNNNNNNNNNNNNNNNNNNNNNNNNNNNNNNNNNNNNNNNNNNNNNNNNNNNNNNNNNNNNNNNNNNNNNNNNNNNNNNNNNNNNNNNNNNNNNNNNNNNNNNNNNNNNNNNNNNNNNNNNNNNNNNNNNNNNNNNNNNNNNNNNNNNNNNNNNNNNNNNNNNNNNNNNNNNNNNNNNNNNNNNNNNNNNNNNNNNNNNNNNNNNNNNNNNNNNNNNNNNNNNNNNNNNNNNNNNNNNNNNNNNNNNNNNNNNNNNNNNNNNNNNNNNNNNNNNNNNNNNNNNNNNNNNNNNNNNNNNNNNNNNNNNNNNNNNNNNNNNNNNNNNNNNNNNNNNNNNNNNNNNNNNNNNNNNNNNNNNNNNNNNNNNNNNNNNNNNNNNNNNNNNNNNNNNNNNNNNNNNNNNNNNNNNNNNNNNNNNNNNNNNNNNNNNNNNNNNNNNNNNNNNNNNNNNNNNNNNNNNNNNNNNNNNNNNNNNNNNNNNNNNNNNNNNNNNNNNNNNNNNNNNNNNNNNNNNNNNNNNNNNNNNNNNNNNNNNNNNNNNNNNNNNNNNNNNNNNNNNNNNNNNNNNNNNNNNNNNNNNNNNNNNNNNNNNNNNNNNNNNNNNNNNNNNNNNNNNNNNNNNNNNNNNNNNNNNNNNNNNNNNNNNNNNNNNNNNNNNNNNNNNNNNNNNNNNNNNNNNNNNNNNNNNNNNNNNNNNNNNNNNNNNNNNNNNNNNNNNNNNNNNNNNNNNNNNNNNNNNNNNNNNNNNNNNNNNNNNNNNNNNNNNNNNNNNNNNNNNNNNNNNNNNNNNNNNNNNNNNNNNNNNNNNNNNNNNNNNNGATGCAGGATGTGGGATGGGGGGTGGGATGTGGTGTCTGGGATGGGGAGTGTAGGGGGATTTAGGTGATGAAGTGGGATGGGAGGTGTGGGGGAATGCAGGATGTAGGGTATGGAATGAGAGGTGTAGGGGAATTTAGGGGATGGGGTTGCGATGGGGGTGTAGGAGATGCAGAGTGTGGGGTATGGGGTGGGGTGTGGGGTACGGAATGGGGGGTGTTGGGGTATTTCAGATGGTGTGATTTGGGGTACGGGCTGTTGGATGGGGAGGTGTAGGGgaatgtgggatgtgggattcAGGATATGTGGGGTGCAGGAAGCAGATGGCTGATGCAGGATGAGGCACGTGGGTGGGTGGAGAACTGCAGGATGTGTTGTGTACGGGATGCGGGGATGCAGGACACCCCCCAGCACCACGTGCCACCCCCCAGGCCCCACGCAGCGCCCCCAAGCTGAACCTGAAGCCGCGCAGCGCCCcgaaggaggaggagagcacAGCAGCCCCTGCACCGCAGTCCAGCCGCGCCGCCTCCNNNNNNNNNNNNNNNNNNNNNNNNNNNNNNNNNNNNNNNNNNNNNNNNNNNNNNNNNNNNNNNNNNNNNNNNNNNNNNNNNNNNNNNNNNNNNNNNNNNNNNNNNNNNNNNNNNNNNNNNNNNNNNNNNNNNNNNNNNNNNNNNNNNNNNNNNNNNNNNNNNNNNNNNNNNNNNNNNNNNNNNNNNNNNNNNNNNNNNNNNNNNNNNNNNNNNNNNNNNNNNNNNNNNNNNNNNNNNNNNNNNNNNNNNNNNNNNNNNNNNNNNNNNNNNNNNNNNNNNNNNNNNNNNNNNNNNNNNNNNNNNNNNNNNNNNNNNNNNNNNNNNNNNNNNNNNNNNNNNNNNNNNNNNNNNNNNNNNNNNNNNNNNNNNNNNNNNNNNNNNNNNNNNNNNNNNNNNNNNNNNNNNNNNNNNNNNNNNNNNNNNNNNNNNNNNNNNNNNNNNNNNNNNNNNNNNNNNNNNNNNNNNNNNNNNNNNNNNNNNNNNNNNNNNNNNNNNNNNNNNNNNNNNNNNNNNNNNNNNNNNNNNNNNNNNNNNNNNNNNNNNNNNNNNNNNNNNNNNNNNNNNNNNNNNNNNNNNNNNNGCGCGGTGGGGAGACGCGGCACTGGGAACGTGGGGTGGGGGTACGGCTCTGCAGGGTGCCACGCTGAGCCCTGTTCCCCTATCCGCCTCCCACTTCCAGGTACCCTAGCAGCCGCAGTGAGGACAACCCTGAGCGGTCACGGACGGGCAGCGAGTCCTCGCAGAGCGGAGCCGCAGGACCCCCCTGGCACCACCGCCGGCACCGGTCCCACCGGCAGAAGTAGGTGTCGGGTGGGGGTCTGGGTATGGGGGGGTGCAGGGAGGGCTCATCCCCAGCCCCGCCCACCGTTATGTGCCCCCCGCAGCCACACGGAGGAGGGAGAGTGAGAAGTCGGTGGAGGGCGATGCGTGCGGCCGCGAGGAGGAGGGCCGTGAGGAGAAGCAGCCGCTGAAGGTGATGCCCGCGCCGCCCCCCAAGGAGAACGCGTGGGCCAAGCGCAGCAGCAGCACCGCCGGACGCTCCCCAGGCTCTGACTCTGAGCAGCACTCACCCAGCAGGTGAGGGGTGAGGGGTGATGGGGGACTTGTTATGGGGCTGGGAGCCCGGAGTGTTCTGCTGGGATCTCAATACGAGGCTGGGAGCCCAAACGGTTTCCTGAGAGTGTAGCATGGGGCTGGGAGTCCTGGGTGTTCCCCCTGCAGAGGTTAGGGGAGCAGAAGCCCAGATCTTCCCTGCAAAGTTGGCGTGGGGCTCGACTTTCCTAGTCAGTTCCCTATAAGATTTGTCTGAGATCAGAACCCTCAAATGGTTGTCCTGTGAGGTTGGTGTGGGGCTGAATCCCAAATTGTTCCCCTTCAGGTTGTTGCTAGGATTGAACACCCAAAATTACTCCCCTGCGAGATTGTTGTGGGACTGAAATCCCAAAAACATTCCCCTATAAGGCTAATGCAGAGACTGATCACCCCCAGCATTCTGATCCACGTTTGACATCCATATCTGAAACCCATTATCTTATCCCAATGGCCAACCTCAATGGCTCACCCCAATGACCAACACCCCAATAGCCAACCCAATGGTGGACCCCCATATCTGACCCCAGTGGCCAACCCCAATGGTTGACACCCATTATCCCAAAAGCCAACCCCAGTGGCCAACCCCAATGCCTGACCCCACACCTGTCCCCCTCTCTGACCCCATTCTGACCCCGCTGTGACCCTTTGTCCCCTCAGCAGCCAGATGGCTTCCCGCCCACCTGCAGAGAACGGGGCCACCCCAAGGAGCACCCACCGGAGAGGTGAGGGGGGCAGGcagtggggtggggtggggggcaTGCCTTGGTGCCTTGGTGGCACTGGGGGCATGGTGGCTTTAGGTTGGGTGGACACAGCGTCCTCAGCACATGGCCCTGTCCCCTCCCCAGGGGATGAGAACAAGCCAGATGGGGGCCGGGATGGCCCGAAGGCGCGCAGTGGGAGCTCGGCCGAGAGGTGAGTGCCGCTCGTTAGAGTTAACGAGGGGATGCTGCTTTGCATCACCTGCTCAATGccctccccatccctccccagGAAAGATGGCCGCAAGGAGCATGAGGCAAGAGCTGCGCCTGAGCCAAAGAGACTGGAGGACAGCCCAGCCCCCGTGAGTGGCATGGGGGAACCTGACAGGACCTGGGGGTCACCCCAGGGAGACCCAATGGGACCTGGGTGTGACCCCAGAGGGATTGAATGGGATCTGGGTCTGATGCATTAGCATCAGGTCCCATTAGCAACCTGACGGGACCTGGGAGTGACCCCAGTGGGACCTGACAGGACCTGGGTGTGACCCAGTGGGATTGGGTGAGACCTGAGTCTGATGCATTAGCATCAGGTCCCATTAGCGACCTGACGGGACCTGGGAGTGACCCCAGTGGGACCTGACAGGACCTGGGTGTGACCCAGTGGGATTGGGTGAGACCTGGGTCTGATGCATTAGCATCAGGTCCCATTAGCGACCTGATGGGACCTGGGTGTAACCCCAGTGGGATTgggtggggctgggagcagtgccaccctcaggctgagctgtggggcACAGCCCTAGGCTTTGGAGTTTGGGGGTTTGGGGACTGTATGGGTTTTTCTGTGGATTTGGGGCTTTGGAGACCTATAGGGCTTTGGGATTTGGGCTTTTTGCAGTTGGGGGTGGGTTTGCCTGGTTGTGGGGCAGGGCCCAGCCCCACAACGCTGGCACTGCACCCCACAGTTCAGCCACGCCAGCAAGTATGCAGCGCTGTCAGTGGATGGCGAGGAGGAGGAGTGTGGCGAGTGAAGGCCGTCCCCAACCCCAACACCGAAATGGAACAGAAAACCCAGCGCCGCCCCGCCGAAATCAAGCCAAGAATCTgcataaggaaaggaaaaaaaggaggaaaactgaTATTGCCAGGCCCTGCCGCTCTGCCCTGCTtcgtttggggtttttttgggggggggctAGGGGTCTATGGGGGGGTCTGGCCTCATGTCTGCCCCCCATCTCCCTCCCTGCCCCGTTGCTGTTGGGGTGGGAGTGCTGTGGGGTGTGGGGCTGCGCGGCACCGGGCGCCGTTGGGTTTTCTGTTGGTTTCCTCCAATAAAGGTGATCGGAACGGCCGCTCCAGCGCTGCGTGGTGGGGGGCTCCTGGGGGTCTTCTCAGCCACATCCTTACTCCATCCCATCCTGTTCTCATCCATACCCCAAAACCATGCCATCCTCATCCCAGTTCTCTCCCATTCTCACCTGTTgcaatcccatcccatcctttCACATTCCCATTCCCTACCCCATTCCAATCCCACATCCTGTCCCCACCCTAATCTCATCCCCGTTCCATCCCATCTCTATCAACACTTCCATCCCTATCCTCATCATCATCTcaatcccagtcccatcccaccCCTGTCACATTCCTGTTCCCCATCCCaaccccattcccatcccaacCCTCATCCTATCCGACCCcaatcccatccccattccaaTCCCACTCCCACC
This genomic interval from Meleagris gallopavo isolate NT-WF06-2002-E0010 breed Aviagen turkey brand Nicholas breeding stock unplaced genomic scaffold, Turkey_5.1 ChrUn_random_7180001949139, whole genome shotgun sequence contains the following:
- the LOC100546011 gene encoding LOW QUALITY PROTEIN: eukaryotic translation initiation factor 4B (The sequence of the model RefSeq protein was modified relative to this genomic sequence to represent the inferred CDS: deleted 1 base in 1 codon), whose amino-acid sequence is MRHVALFPYPPPTSRYPSSRSEDNPERSRTGSESSQSGAAGPPGTTAGTGPTGRTTRRRESEKSVEGDACGREEEGREEKQPLKVMPAPPPKENAWAKRSSSTAGRSPGSDSEQHSPSSSQMASRPPAENGATPRSTHRRGDENKPDGGRDGPKARSGSSAERKDGRKEHEARAAPEPKRLEDSPAPFSHASKYAALSVDGEEEECGE